The proteins below are encoded in one region of Bacillus vallismortis:
- a CDS encoding YslB family protein: MKSKFEASIDHLKEIEMNAYAYELIREIVLPDMLGQDYSSMMYWAGKHLARKFPLESWEQFPAFFEEAGWGTLTNVSAKKQELEFELEGPIISNRLKHQKEPCFQLEAGFIAEQIQLLNEQIAESYEQVKKRADKVVLTVKWDLKDPV, from the coding sequence ATGAAGTCTAAATTTGAAGCATCTATTGATCATTTAAAAGAAATCGAAATGAACGCCTACGCCTACGAACTAATACGAGAGATCGTTCTCCCAGATATGCTTGGCCAAGATTACTCTTCCATGATGTATTGGGCAGGGAAACATCTCGCCCGTAAGTTTCCTCTTGAATCATGGGAGCAATTTCCGGCTTTCTTTGAAGAAGCGGGCTGGGGAACCCTTACAAACGTAAGCGCAAAAAAACAGGAGCTTGAATTTGAACTTGAAGGGCCGATCATTTCCAACCGGCTTAAACACCAGAAAGAACCATGTTTTCAATTGGAAGCTGGTTTTATTGCTGAACAAATTCAATTGCTGAATGAGCAGATTGCCGAATCATATGAACAAGTGAAAAAGAGAGCCGATAAAGTGGTTCTGACTGTGAAATGGGATTTGAAAGATCCAGTGTAA